The following proteins come from a genomic window of Methanocella conradii HZ254:
- the pstB gene encoding phosphate ABC transporter ATP-binding protein PstB, which translates to MADDVIFDISDLSLYYGKSRALANINMKISARSITAIIGPSGCGKSTFLKCLDRMNDLVPGVKVTGKVLFKGKNIYDRDVDVVELRKRVGMVFQKPNPFPMSVYDNVAYGPRVHGIKDKARLDEIVEKSLRQAALWDELKDRLRDSAMSLSGGQQQRLCIARCLAVEPEVLLMDEPCSALDPIATSKIEDLMQRLKERYTIVIVTHNMQQAARVSEKTAFFLMGELIEYGETRRLFEAPQDRRTEDYITGRFG; encoded by the coding sequence ATGGCCGATGATGTCATATTTGACATAAGCGATTTGAGCCTCTACTATGGAAAAAGCCGCGCGCTGGCGAATATTAATATGAAGATTTCAGCCCGCAGCATCACGGCCATCATCGGGCCGTCCGGATGCGGCAAGTCTACGTTTTTAAAATGCCTGGACAGGATGAACGACCTGGTCCCGGGCGTGAAGGTCACGGGAAAGGTCTTGTTTAAGGGCAAGAATATTTACGACAGGGATGTTGACGTGGTCGAGCTAAGGAAGAGGGTTGGCATGGTCTTCCAGAAGCCGAACCCTTTTCCTATGTCCGTATATGATAACGTCGCATATGGCCCGAGGGTTCACGGCATAAAGGATAAGGCGAGGCTGGACGAGATAGTGGAGAAGAGCCTGAGGCAGGCCGCCCTGTGGGATGAGCTAAAGGATAGGCTGCGCGATTCTGCTATGAGCCTGTCGGGCGGCCAGCAGCAAAGGCTTTGTATTGCGAGGTGCCTGGCGGTGGAGCCTGAAGTGCTCTTGATGGACGAGCCCTGCTCTGCGCTGGACCCCATAGCTACCTCAAAGATAGAGGACCTGATGCAGCGGCTCAAGGAGAGGTATACGATAGTCATCGTTACGCATAACATGCAGCAGGCCGCCCGTGTCTCTGAGAAGACTGCGTTCTTCCTCATGGGGGAGCTTATAGAGTATGGCGAGACGAGGAGGCTCTTCGAGGCTCCGCAGGACAGGAGGACTGAGGATTATATCACCGGAAGGTTTGGGTGA
- the pstA gene encoding phosphate ABC transporter permease PstA, translated as MAFKDIFHSQDRWPRKRYTANSLGIALLWACGGVTLIVLLAIIGYVLWNGLSVVSLSFLIETPSNMGRSGGIYPMILGTLYITAIAIVVSTPLSVGAAIYMAEYAGENRLTSLVRFGADSLAGIPSIMFGMFGYLFFVLYMGMGFSLLAGGLTLALMGLPIILRVSEEAIKAVPESYRLGSLALGASKWQTIYKVVLPTAFPGIVTGVMLGMGRAIGETAAVMFTAGTVAKVPWSLFSSARTMTLHIYLLTMENISIKNAYGTAAVLVIMILAITLASNLLTRRYMAKLGGKMYGR; from the coding sequence ATGGCGTTTAAGGATATTTTTCACTCTCAAGATAGATGGCCTCGTAAGAGGTATACAGCAAATAGCCTTGGCATAGCCCTTTTATGGGCCTGCGGCGGCGTAACCCTGATCGTTTTGCTGGCCATCATCGGCTATGTGCTGTGGAACGGCCTTAGCGTTGTGAGCCTCTCCTTTTTAATCGAAACCCCGTCCAATATGGGCAGGTCAGGAGGCATATACCCGATGATACTTGGCACCCTGTACATTACAGCTATCGCTATTGTGGTTAGCACGCCATTGAGCGTGGGTGCCGCCATTTACATGGCCGAGTATGCGGGAGAAAATAGGCTAACAAGCCTCGTGCGATTTGGCGCAGACAGCCTGGCAGGCATACCGTCCATCATGTTCGGCATGTTCGGCTACCTCTTTTTTGTGCTTTACATGGGCATGGGCTTCTCGCTGCTGGCCGGCGGACTGACGCTCGCCCTTATGGGGCTGCCAATCATATTGCGAGTCTCCGAGGAGGCCATTAAGGCGGTCCCCGAATCATACCGCCTCGGCAGCCTGGCCCTCGGGGCTAGCAAGTGGCAGACCATATACAAGGTGGTTTTGCCAACAGCGTTCCCGGGAATAGTCACGGGCGTCATGCTGGGCATGGGCAGGGCGATAGGCGAGACGGCGGCGGTCATGTTCACCGCGGGCACAGTTGCCAAGGTGCCATGGAGCCTTTTCTCCTCTGCACGCACCATGACGCTGCACATATACCTGCTCACGATGGAGAACATATCCATTAAGAATGCCTATGGCACGGCTGCGGTTCTCGTTATAATGATACTGGCGATCACGCTCGCGAGTAACCTGCTCACCCGAAGATACATGGCGAAGCTAGGAGGTAAAATGTATGGCCGATGA
- the pstC gene encoding phosphate ABC transporter permease subunit PstC: protein MHVKEKIVQSSLFICALSSIAIILLIIFFIINEGLPAISRRGILDFILGGEWNATYSVYGILPMIVGTLAVTLLSLLISVPLGVGCAILLAEIAPPWARDIIKPAIGTLAGIPSVIYGFFGLVVIVPWIVAQFGGTGVSVLACGIVLAIMVLPTIISVSEDALRSVPREYREGAIAIGATPWQTVTGIVVPAASSGIVASIILAMGRAIGETMAVLMVGGSVVAIPDSIFSPVAPMTAVIALEFSYASGEHLSALYAIGIVLLLIIMLLNSVIHVMNSRRGMERA from the coding sequence ATGCACGTAAAAGAAAAAATAGTCCAGTCCAGCTTATTCATATGTGCATTATCATCGATTGCTATAATACTGCTTATTATCTTTTTCATAATCAATGAAGGCCTCCCCGCCATAAGCCGAAGGGGCATACTGGATTTCATTTTGGGCGGCGAGTGGAACGCCACCTATAGCGTGTATGGCATATTGCCAATGATAGTGGGGACATTAGCGGTTACGCTCCTATCGCTATTGATAAGCGTGCCGCTGGGGGTTGGCTGCGCCATCCTGCTGGCAGAAATAGCTCCCCCATGGGCGAGGGATATAATCAAGCCGGCCATAGGGACGCTGGCAGGCATCCCATCCGTCATATACGGGTTCTTCGGGCTCGTCGTCATCGTGCCCTGGATAGTTGCACAGTTCGGCGGTACCGGGGTTAGCGTCCTGGCCTGCGGCATCGTTCTGGCCATCATGGTCCTGCCTACGATAATTAGCGTTTCCGAGGACGCGCTGCGCTCGGTGCCCCGTGAATACCGGGAAGGCGCCATCGCGATAGGCGCAACCCCATGGCAGACAGTCACGGGAATCGTCGTACCCGCCGCCAGCTCGGGCATCGTCGCCTCTATCATACTTGCCATGGGGCGTGCCATTGGAGAGACTATGGCGGTGCTCATGGTTGGGGGTAGCGTGGTGGCTATACCCGACTCCATTTTTAGCCCCGTGGCACCCATGACTGCGGTCATCGCCCTTGAGTTTAGCTATGCTTCGGGCGAGCACCTTTCTGCGCTCTACGCCATAGGCATCGTGCTCTTGCTAATCATAATGCTGCTCAATTCCGTCATTCATGTGATGAACAGCAGAAGAGGGATGGAGAGGGCTTAA